A stretch of Phragmites australis chromosome 12, lpPhrAust1.1, whole genome shotgun sequence DNA encodes these proteins:
- the LOC133887180 gene encoding transcription factor JAMYB-like, with product MEMMLQQSGRGSSSNGPPPPPTTKQEEQEAGELRRGPWTVDEDLTLINYIAEHGEGRWNALARAAGLKRTGKSCRLRWLNYLRPDVKRGDFTADEQLLILDLHSRWGNRWSKIAQQLPGRTDNEIKNYWRTRVQKHAKQLNCDVNSKRFKDAMAYLWMPRLAERASQQQQAASVADDDMRPCLSALTVATTTTAAAAAACLADNYHHSPGPGSSSNSVVAAASPSSDSSLTSTESTHEGKSVDLHRGNDGDSGGDWTMQGADHEFWSTAPAMPQLTDCELQDTQELSGWVQGFPEAESLWSLDDIWRMH from the exons ATGGAGATGATGCTGCAGCAGAGTGGGAGGGGGAGCAGCAGCAAcggtccgccgccgccgccgacgacaaagcaggaggagcaggaggcggGGGAGCTTCGGCGGGGGCCGTGGACGGTGGACGAGGACCTGACGCTCATCAACTACATCGCCGAGCACGGCGAGGGCCGCTGGAACGCGCTCGCGCGCGCCGCCG GCCTGAAGCGGACGGGGAAGAGctgccggctgcggtggctCAACTACCTGCGGCCGGACGTGAAGCGCGGCGACTTCACCGCCGACGAGCAGCTCCTCATCCTCGACCTCCACTCACGATGGGGCAACCG GTGGTCCAAGATCGCGCAGCAGCTGCCCGGCCGGACGgacaacgagatcaagaacTACTGGCGGACGCGGGTGCAGAAGCACGCCAAGCAGCTCAACTGCGACGTCAACAGCAAACGCTTCAAGGACGCCATGGCCTACCTCTGGATGCCGCGCCTCGCCGAGCGCGCATCCCAGCAACAACAAGCCGCCTCCGTCGCCGACGACGACATGCGTCCGTGCCTCTCCGCTCTAACAGTGGCTACTACTactaccgccgccgccgccgcagcctgcTTGGCCGACAACTACCACCACTCTCCTGGTcctggcagcagcagcaacagcgtggtcgccgccgccagcccgTCCTCCGACTCGTCGCTCACGTCGACGGAGTCCACGCACGAGGGGAAGAGCGTGGACCTGCACCGCGGCAACGACGGCGACAGCGGTGGGGACTGGACGATGCAGGGTGCAGATCACGAGTTCTGGTCCACGGCGCCGGCGATGCCGCAGCTTACCGACTGTGAGTTGCAAGACACGCAGGAGCTCAGCGGGTGGGTGCAGGGGTTTCCAGAGGCTGAAAGCCTGTGGAGCCTCGACGACATATGGAGGATGCACTGA
- the LOC133886538 gene encoding uncharacterized protein LOC133886538, giving the protein MEDREWMYTGRASQGQVTNEWIDKTDAFLERAFGVAAKGASKICYPCSKCANRKRQTKKVMGEHLWKNGFTADYTRWVYHGEADRMREEVVRPRVEDYDADAGVANMLNDYHEAQFAEGRTEEEPEATAKAFYDMFAAAQKPLHGQTKVSQLDAIGRIMALKSQYSLSRDAFDGMLTVIGSLLPEGHLLPKSMHESQKLLRALKMPYEQIHACPKGCVLFRKEYVEAKYCPKCKSSRFLEVGSGDGQKRQLDIPVTILRHLPFIPRIQRLYMTEESAKQMTWHKNGKRYNPDRMVHASDGDAWTHFDGIHHEKAKEARNVRVALATDGFNPYGMMAAPYTCWPVFVIPLNLPPGICFQRQNVFLSLIIPGHPGNNMGVFMEPVIDELVRAWEEGVWTYDRATKKNFKMHVWYHYSLHDFLAYGIFCAWCVHGKFPCPVCKEGLRFIWLQKGGKYSSFDKHRQFLPLDHAFRRDIKNFTKGVVVTDPAPPIMTGATVREQIDGLEVNPEGGFVGYALCQGVISDRDC; this is encoded by the exons atggaggaccgtgagtggatgtacacgggccgcgcaagtcagggtcaggtcaccaatgaatggatcgacaagaccgatgctttcttggaacgggcatttggcgtggctgctaaaggagcgagtaaaatttgctatccctgcagcaaatgtgcaaacaggaaaagacaaacgaagaaggtcatgggggaacatctttggaagaatggatttacggcagactatacccggtgggtctaccatggtgaagccgatcgtatgagagaggaggtggtgagaccacgcgtcgaggattatgatgctgatgccggggtagcaaacatgttaaatgactatcacgaggcacagttcgctgaaggccgtacggaggaggagccagaggcaaccgcaaaggcgttctacgacatgtttgccgcggcacagaaaccccttcacggccagacaaaggtttctcaactggatgccattggacgcataatggcgttaaagtcccagtatagcctgagtcgagacgccttcgatggtatgttgacagttattggcagcctgcttccggagggtcaccttctgccaaagagcatgcacgagtcacagaaactccttcgtgcacttaagatgccgtatgagcagatacatgcttgcccgaaggggtgcgtcctatttaggaaagaatacgtggaagcaaagtactgtccaaagtgtaaatcatctaggttcctggaggtaggttctggtgatggccagaagaggcagcttgacattcccgtgacaatcctacggcaccttccgttcataccgaggatccaacggctatacatgaccgaggaatccgcgaaacagatgacatggcacaaaaatggcaaacgatacaatcctgacaggaTGGTACATGCATCCGATGGTGACGCATGGACCCACTTTGAtggcattcatcatgagaaagctaaagaggctcgtaatgtacgtgttgcgctggcaacagatgggttcaatccttatggaatgatggctgccccatacacatgttggcccgtgttcgttatccccctcaatctcccccccggcatatgctttcaacgacagaacgtattcttgtcgttgataattcctggacacccggggaataatatgggtgtgttcatggagcctgtgattgatgaattggtccgtgcttgggaggaaggggtatggacatacgatcgagctacaaagaaaaacttcaaaatgcatgtttggtaccactactccctgcatgacttcctggcgtatgggatattctgcgcctggtgtgttcacgggaagttcccatgcccagtatgcaaggaaggtctgaggttcatttggttgcagaagggtggcaagtattcatcgttcgacaaacatcggcaattcctccctcttgaccatgcattcagacgagacatcaagaactttacgaaaggtGTCGTAGTGACAGACCCTGCACCACCGATAATGACTGGGGCCACGGTTCGTGAACAGATAGATGGtctcgaggtcaatccagaaggtggttttgtgggatatg CTTTGTGCCAAGGAGTTATCTCGGACCGTGATTGCTGA